The following proteins are co-located in the Desulfatitalea tepidiphila genome:
- a CDS encoding CAAX prenyl protease-related protein, producing MQAFKHSGNGNYDRIISKKNPKYLIEKPWIPYAMPFILFLLLTAPAKYFPIYTPYFYITKTILVAYLLWHWRHAFSADISLRIKPAEYLLSIAAGLVVLVLWITPEDILPKIGTPSGFNPYAFQWPAAATVGLIAVRLAGASIVVPIMEELFWRSFIMRYAINPDFRKVPLGTFSLFSFAAVVILFGLEHYRVIQGIIAGIIYTLLVIRQKSLRGCILAHGVTNLGLGIYVLSTEEWLFW from the coding sequence ATGCAAGCATTTAAACATAGCGGCAACGGCAACTACGATAGAATAATCTCCAAGAAAAACCCCAAATACCTAATCGAAAAACCATGGATACCCTATGCGATGCCCTTCATCCTCTTCCTACTCCTTACCGCACCAGCCAAATATTTTCCCATTTACACCCCTTACTTCTACATCACAAAAACCATACTGGTCGCCTACCTTCTCTGGCATTGGCGCCATGCATTTTCCGCCGATATCTCCCTCAGAATTAAACCTGCAGAATATCTCCTGTCCATCGCCGCCGGATTAGTCGTACTCGTCCTCTGGATCACACCCGAAGATATTCTGCCGAAAATTGGCACTCCCTCCGGCTTCAACCCATATGCATTCCAATGGCCAGCCGCCGCCACCGTCGGCCTAATCGCCGTTCGCTTGGCCGGCGCCTCCATAGTAGTGCCTATAATGGAAGAGCTGTTCTGGCGCTCCTTTATCATGCGCTATGCCATCAACCCCGATTTCCGCAAAGTCCCTCTTGGCACATTTTCTCTGTTTTCCTTTGCGGCCGTCGTGATCCTGTTCGGATTGGAACATTACCGGGTCATCCAAGGTATAATAGCAGGCATCATTTACACCCTACTCGTCATCCGCCAGAAAAGCCTTCGGGGCTGCATTCTTGCGCATGGCGTTACCAATTTAGGATTGGGCATTTACGTCCTTTCCACTGAAGAATGGCTTTTCTGGTAA
- a CDS encoding transposase — MAYRKPQRYFSFADLAVEIHADKNRALAVLKQLNLTIDWNPLKKLLDQFYQTGKQIEGGKAYPPLLLFKCLLLQKWFQIPSDPEL, encoded by the coding sequence ATGGCATACCGTAAACCCCAACGCTACTTTTCCTTCGCCGACCTTGCCGTCGAAATACATGCCGATAAAAACCGCGCCCTGGCCGTGCTCAAGCAGCTCAATCTGACCATCGACTGGAACCCTCTCAAAAAACTCCTGGATCAATTCTACCAAACCGGCAAACAGATCGAAGGCGGCAAGGCCTACCCGCCGTTATTGCTGTTCAAATGCCTGCTGCTTCAAAAATGGTTTCAGATCCCCTCCGACCCCGAACTCTAA
- the tnpA gene encoding IS66 family insertion sequence element accessory protein TnpA — MTDGNTLKQDRAARRQFWQRHIRAWRDSGLSQAAYCREYAPCVESFELRLHSSIFYFWSEFFNLPPTGRRFGALISISERLDRPMLAPSRSRFAWI, encoded by the coding sequence ATGACAGATGGCAATACCTTGAAGCAGGATCGGGCGGCGAGGCGCCAATTTTGGCAACGGCATATTCGCGCCTGGCGGGATAGTGGTCTGAGCCAGGCAGCCTATTGCCGCGAGTATGCCCCCTGTGTCGAGAGCTTTGAATTGAGGTTGCATTCCTCCATTTTTTATTTTTGGAGCGAATTTTTCAATTTGCCGCCGACTGGTCGGAGGTTCGGAGCACTAATTTCGATTTCGGAGCGGCTCGACCGCCCCATGTTGGCCCCGTCCCGGAGCCGATTTGCCTGGATCTGA
- a CDS encoding IS1380 family transposase, which yields MVKSKKSDFSKNRNPKGFSPNGAKAKKINASTAYDTCSEQLSAFGGVLPLIKFFDLVGFREIFDFAYKAPAREPKLGHYSMMTGLLMLLFIGFNRIWHFSYLRLDAMLCGFFNLTRLPVASTFWRYVNSLGINQANSLLAVMAHLRERVWRLCDLSYYRICLDIDTTVETVFGNQQGAKKGHNPRNRGKKGYRPVLCFIEQSREYLLGKLRKGETISGEQTASFIAKIKQYLPGCVRQVLIRADAEFQSWESIHECIKAGYNFIIANKGCEPPFDPRRWYRPHKRNAYEFNSCVYQPMGWQMPVRFVAMRIPKDKNVAKDRCVQYELFEADRYEYRIFCTDLRRAAHKVIAEYDKRADVENLVGEAKREGLDAIPSSRFKNNYAYFQIVMLAYNIWRYLKILAEQSAYPRQAAGGHGFEGIQTNTVRIARLRLLMIAAKVVTASNRDKVRYSIHDSRTPALMSFLKYIDEKRFKPRPWAGGILQAPGG from the coding sequence ATGGTAAAATCCAAGAAATCAGATTTCAGCAAAAACCGCAACCCTAAAGGATTTAGCCCAAATGGCGCGAAGGCCAAGAAAATCAATGCGTCAACCGCTTATGATACGTGCAGCGAGCAGCTGAGCGCATTTGGCGGTGTTTTGCCGCTGATCAAATTTTTTGATCTGGTTGGTTTTCGAGAAATTTTTGACTTCGCCTATAAAGCGCCGGCCCGTGAACCCAAACTGGGCCATTATTCGATGATGACAGGCTTGCTGATGCTACTGTTTATAGGGTTCAACCGAATTTGGCATTTTTCCTACCTGCGGCTGGATGCGATGCTGTGCGGATTTTTCAACCTGACGCGGCTTCCGGTGGCCAGCACATTTTGGCGCTATGTCAACAGCCTGGGTATCAACCAAGCCAATTCACTGCTGGCTGTGATGGCCCATTTACGTGAGCGGGTCTGGCGGCTTTGCGATCTATCGTACTACCGCATCTGCCTGGATATCGATACGACCGTGGAAACGGTTTTCGGCAACCAGCAGGGGGCGAAAAAAGGCCACAATCCAAGAAATCGGGGCAAAAAGGGATACCGCCCGGTGTTATGCTTCATCGAACAAAGCCGTGAGTACCTGCTGGGCAAACTTCGCAAGGGCGAAACCATCAGCGGCGAGCAAACCGCCTCGTTTATCGCCAAAATCAAACAATACCTTCCCGGCTGTGTGAGGCAGGTGTTGATCCGCGCGGATGCCGAGTTTCAAAGCTGGGAAAGCATCCATGAATGCATCAAGGCCGGTTACAATTTCATCATCGCCAACAAAGGGTGCGAACCGCCATTTGATCCACGGCGCTGGTACCGCCCGCACAAGCGCAACGCCTATGAGTTCAACAGCTGTGTTTACCAGCCAATGGGATGGCAGATGCCGGTTCGATTCGTGGCCATGCGAATCCCCAAAGATAAAAATGTTGCCAAAGATCGATGCGTGCAATACGAACTGTTTGAGGCTGATCGTTATGAGTACCGCATCTTTTGCACGGATTTACGCCGTGCGGCTCACAAGGTCATCGCCGAGTATGACAAGCGGGCCGACGTCGAAAATCTTGTGGGAGAAGCCAAGCGCGAAGGTCTGGATGCCATCCCCTCGTCTCGCTTTAAAAACAACTATGCCTATTTCCAAATCGTCATGCTGGCCTACAATATCTGGCGCTATTTGAAGATATTGGCCGAGCAGAGCGCATACCCCAGACAAGCGGCCGGAGGCCATGGATTTGAAGGCATCCAAACCAACACGGTGCGCATTGCGCGGTTGCGCCTGTTAATGATCGCGGCCAAGGTGGTTACGGCTTCAAATAGAGATAAGGTTCGTTATTCTATCCATGACAGCCGAACGCCGGCATTGATGTCTTTCCTGAAATACATTGACGAAAAAAGGTTCAAGCCCAGGCCATGGGCTGGCGGTATACTCCAGGCACCTGGCGGGTAG
- a CDS encoding IS1182 family transposase, with protein sequence MIPGTLEYAIHYIVEERLDVRIFDARYNNDDTGRKAINPKLLIKIILFGYSMGMISSRSLEKACQKHTTFMALACGRTPDHSTIAAFVSSIDLEIEELFTKILLICQEEGLLSGTHFSIDGCKLSSNASKEWSGTFADLKKKQEALQRKVKEAIQEHRKTDKKEKASVTDNERLAKRIKHLKQKADRIEKFLSENKPRIGSTGKEIQSNATDNESAKQATSHGVVQGYNANAMVDAKRQVVTHAQVFGSGSDTSNMQPMLEGAKQRLEKIGNKNPLKGKQISADTGYYSVENLKACEPMKVDAYVPDPQFRKRDIRFIDAERHRRSVDKRKEKYKSKKRFFSVEDFRYDDRTGRLICPAGNALYVRNRNFKTTDGYKAIAYQAPKTACRACHLRSKCLRNQITESRQVHIFSDHRPGSLTDAMRKKIDTPEGRHQYSKRIAIVEPVFGNIRSCKKMDRFTLRGKVKVNIQWLLYCMVHNIEKIMNYGRSFAVT encoded by the coding sequence GTGATACCAGGCACGCTTGAATATGCGATCCACTATATCGTTGAAGAGCGCCTCGACGTGCGCATTTTCGATGCCCGCTACAACAATGATGATACGGGTCGCAAGGCGATCAATCCCAAACTGCTGATCAAGATCATTCTGTTCGGGTACTCGATGGGCATGATATCCTCACGCAGCTTGGAAAAGGCCTGTCAGAAGCACACCACTTTTATGGCCCTGGCCTGCGGCAGAACACCGGATCACAGCACAATTGCGGCGTTTGTATCATCCATCGATCTGGAAATAGAGGAGCTTTTTACAAAAATATTGTTGATTTGCCAGGAAGAGGGACTGCTTAGCGGCACCCACTTCAGCATTGATGGGTGCAAGCTTTCCTCAAACGCCAGCAAAGAGTGGAGTGGGACCTTCGCCGATTTAAAGAAAAAGCAGGAAGCTTTGCAGCGCAAGGTCAAGGAGGCAATTCAGGAACATAGAAAAACCGACAAAAAAGAAAAAGCATCCGTAACCGATAATGAGCGATTGGCCAAACGCATCAAGCACCTTAAGCAAAAGGCGGATCGAATCGAAAAATTTCTCAGCGAAAACAAACCCCGGATCGGATCTACCGGCAAAGAGATCCAAAGCAACGCTACTGACAACGAATCCGCTAAACAAGCTACATCCCATGGCGTGGTGCAAGGCTACAACGCCAATGCCATGGTCGATGCCAAACGCCAGGTCGTTACCCATGCTCAGGTATTTGGCAGCGGATCGGACACCAGCAACATGCAACCCATGCTGGAAGGGGCAAAGCAGCGGCTGGAAAAGATCGGAAACAAAAATCCCCTCAAAGGAAAGCAAATTAGTGCAGATACAGGCTACTACAGTGTCGAAAACCTAAAGGCCTGCGAGCCCATGAAAGTCGATGCATACGTGCCCGATCCGCAATTTCGAAAAAGAGACATACGGTTTATTGATGCCGAAAGACACCGCCGGTCCGTGGACAAGCGCAAAGAAAAATATAAATCTAAAAAGCGTTTCTTCAGTGTTGAAGACTTCAGATACGATGACCGCACGGGAAGGCTGATCTGTCCTGCTGGGAACGCTCTTTATGTAAGAAACAGAAATTTCAAAACCACGGATGGGTATAAGGCCATTGCCTATCAGGCACCAAAGACGGCCTGCCGTGCATGCCACCTTCGATCCAAATGTCTGCGCAATCAGATTACGGAGTCAAGACAGGTACATATCTTTTCGGATCATCGCCCTGGCAGTTTAACCGATGCGATGAGAAAGAAGATAGACACGCCTGAAGGGCGCCACCAATACAGTAAACGGATAGCCATAGTGGAGCCGGTATTTGGAAACATCAGATCATGCAAGAAAATGGATCGGTTCACTTTAAGAGGTAAGGTCAAGGTAAACATCCAATGGCTGCTATATTGCATGGTGCACAATATAGAAAAGATAATGAACTATGGTAGAAGTTTCGCAGTGACATAA
- a CDS encoding acyltransferase: MIVNSIKSIYEAILRKKRERYLLSLVHRGLNLGKNVEIIADFFFDPSHCFLITIGDDCTICPNVRLIAHDASTKKHLGFTKIGRIHIGPRCFLGDSVIVLPNTIIGAECIIGAGSVVTKDVPEKSVVAGSPAKIICSTEDYLIRLKQASSLKLVFGQDYYIERLNDIKRERIINSVNDGIGFIV, from the coding sequence ATGATTGTCAATTCAATTAAATCCATATACGAAGCAATTCTAAGAAAAAAGCGTGAAAGATACCTGCTTTCGCTAGTACACCGCGGCTTAAATCTCGGTAAAAATGTAGAAATAATTGCAGATTTCTTTTTTGATCCATCACACTGTTTTTTAATTACCATTGGTGATGATTGCACTATTTGCCCGAACGTTAGATTGATTGCGCATGATGCAAGTACAAAAAAGCATTTAGGCTTTACCAAAATCGGAAGGATCCATATCGGCCCGCGATGTTTCTTAGGTGATTCAGTAATTGTATTGCCTAATACGATCATAGGAGCGGAATGCATTATTGGTGCAGGATCAGTTGTAACTAAAGACGTGCCAGAAAAAAGTGTCGTTGCCGGTAGCCCGGCAAAAATCATTTGTTCTACAGAAGATTATCTTATCAGGTTAAAACAAGCATCTTCTTTGAAGCTCGTATTCGGGCAAGATTACTATATAGAACGATTAAACGATATCAAACGAGAAAGAATAATAAATTCCGTTAATGACGGCATTGGCTTTATTGTATAG
- a CDS encoding exosortase C-terminal domain/associated protein EpsI: MEKIRNRYLIIIGALALMAVTINCFDYDVFSKADEGVAAINNIPKVIDGWLGTDSYLEPSIYEILETKSIIHRNYKSNQGEVFLSLVYYPDTKVDLHAPEACLGGAGERLLKSPQTLEINSNRKTLKLEVNQLVTNNGNFSDLVFYFYKSGSYMGRSYFKLRLNIAKNKLVSSNKSGALIRVSTRIQQENVDLGSERLTRFLGALVPFLVEFL, from the coding sequence ATGGAAAAAATAAGAAACCGCTATTTGATAATTATTGGTGCCCTTGCGTTGATGGCTGTCACCATTAATTGTTTTGATTACGATGTGTTTTCAAAAGCTGATGAAGGGGTAGCAGCAATTAATAATATCCCCAAGGTAATTGATGGATGGCTGGGAACTGACAGCTATTTGGAGCCCTCAATATATGAAATCCTAGAGACAAAATCTATTATCCATCGAAATTATAAATCAAATCAAGGTGAGGTGTTTTTATCGCTTGTTTACTATCCGGATACTAAAGTTGATCTCCACGCTCCAGAAGCATGTCTGGGAGGCGCGGGAGAAAGATTATTAAAATCTCCTCAAACATTGGAAATTAATAGCAATAGAAAAACACTAAAGCTTGAGGTTAATCAGCTTGTAACCAATAATGGGAATTTCAGTGATTTGGTATTTTATTTTTACAAATCCGGATCATATATGGGAAGAAGCTACTTCAAATTGAGGCTTAATATTGCAAAGAATAAGCTTGTCAGCTCCAATAAGAGCGGTGCATTGATTAGAGTTTCAACAAGAATACAACAGGAAAATGTAGATTTAGGTAGTGAGCGGCTAACCAGATTTCTTGGTGCCCTCGTACCCTTTCTGGTTGAGTTTCTTTAA
- a CDS encoding exosortase/archaeosortase family protein yields the protein MYNFKSFNKRKSHLIFFPVLLLLFFTTYHSTLQWMYARYVSPDSYYSHGFIIPFVTGYLIWNKLGCLKSAKQSPSMWGLILIAFAMFLHLMGTVFYIFSISGFSIFFLVFGCVLFIFGKKITRIVAFPLLFLLFMFPVPLALILAISFPMKMLVAQTGVMIVSMFGIPIYREGFQIFIPAGQLLVDNPCSGLRSLIAFLALGAVMAYISEVSNLRKLILFVLSIPIAIFSNIVRVPMLILISDFWGLDAAAPDTVWHSATGIFVFALGLILMISLNWMLKWKK from the coding sequence ATGTATAATTTTAAATCTTTCAATAAGCGAAAATCTCATTTGATCTTTTTCCCTGTCCTACTACTGCTGTTTTTTACAACCTATCATTCGACTCTTCAATGGATGTATGCTCGTTATGTGAGCCCAGATTCATATTATTCACATGGATTTATTATCCCCTTTGTTACAGGATATCTGATTTGGAACAAGCTCGGTTGTTTGAAATCGGCCAAACAAAGTCCCTCCATGTGGGGACTTATTTTAATCGCATTTGCAATGTTTCTGCATCTTATGGGAACGGTTTTTTATATTTTCTCAATATCAGGTTTCTCCATTTTCTTTTTAGTTTTTGGATGCGTTTTGTTCATTTTCGGCAAAAAAATAACACGAATTGTCGCGTTCCCTTTGTTGTTCTTACTTTTTATGTTCCCGGTTCCCTTAGCGCTTATCCTCGCTATCTCTTTCCCAATGAAAATGCTTGTGGCACAGACAGGTGTAATGATCGTAAGTATGTTTGGCATCCCTATTTATCGTGAAGGGTTCCAAATATTCATACCCGCAGGGCAGTTATTGGTGGATAACCCTTGTAGCGGATTACGATCACTTATTGCTTTTTTAGCATTGGGTGCGGTGATGGCTTATATTAGCGAGGTTTCAAATTTAAGGAAACTGATACTATTCGTTCTATCCATACCTATCGCTATTTTTTCAAATATTGTTAGGGTCCCAATGTTGATCCTGATATCGGATTTTTGGGGCCTGGATGCGGCCGCACCTGACACGGTTTGGCATAGCGCAACAGGAATATTTGTATTCGCCTTAGGGTTAATTTTGATGATTTCTCTAAATTGGATGCTCAAATGGAAAAAATAA
- a CDS encoding IS3 family transposase translates to MKLPWSTQPDLWTVQWWLHLAVIIVLYSRKVVGWAMSERMKTALVIEALSMAYFRRKPPKGLLHHSGRGSQYASREYQQMLESYGMICSMSRKADCWDNAVAGSFFHSLKTEWIKDTLYHTRDKARADVMDYIEMFYNNHRLHSSIDHKNPNEYEMQITISKAA, encoded by the coding sequence GTGAAACTCCCTTGGTCTACTCAACCTGATCTGTGGACCGTTCAATGGTGGTTGCATTTGGCCGTGATCATCGTTTTATACTCGCGTAAGGTTGTGGGTTGGGCAATGAGTGAACGCATGAAAACGGCTCTGGTAATAGAGGCCCTATCGATGGCCTACTTTCGGCGCAAGCCGCCAAAGGGGTTGCTCCACCACTCGGGTCGCGGCAGCCAGTACGCTTCACGGGAATATCAACAGATGCTTGAATCATACGGCATGATATGCAGCATGAGCCGTAAGGCGGACTGTTGGGATAATGCTGTTGCCGGTAGCTTCTTTCACTCGCTGAAAACAGAATGGATAAAAGATACACTCTACCATACAAGAGACAAAGCCAGGGCCGATGTCATGGATTACATCGAAATGTTTTACAACAATCATCGGCTTCACTCGTCTATCGATCACAAGAATCCAAACGAGTATGAAATGCAAATCACTATTTCAAAAGCGGCTTAA
- the ltrA gene encoding group II intron reverse transcriptase/maturase, which produces MKPVKPFDIPKILLWEAFQDVKANGGAAGVDDESIEMFEANLKDNLYRLWNRMSSGSYFPPPVKAVPIPKKSGGTRVLGVPTVGDRIAQAVVKGVIEPILDPIFDENSFGYRPGKSAHDAVDVTRQRCWRYDWVVEFDIKGLFDNIDHALLMKALRYHCKIRWVLLYVERWLKAPLQNGNGEITARTVGTPQGGVVSPLLANLFLHYAFDAWVRRTLPTVPFCRYADDGLLHCKSRRQAQYVMAVIDRRFKDCGLEMHPEKSRIIYCKDAKRSEAHEIISFDFLGFTFRPRRCVSKVHGIHPNFLPAISRQSMKSVNREVRSWHMQLKNDKSLKDLSKMFNPKLQGWYAYYGRFYSSAMYRIWRNINEYLVRWLRRRYKRLASHRTRAWQYLRKLAKQNQRLFIHWKLGCLP; this is translated from the coding sequence GTGAAGCCTGTAAAGCCATTCGACATACCTAAAATTCTTTTATGGGAAGCCTTTCAGGATGTGAAAGCCAATGGAGGTGCTGCCGGTGTAGATGATGAATCCATAGAAATGTTCGAGGCCAATCTGAAGGACAACTTGTATCGCCTGTGGAACCGAATGTCATCGGGGAGTTACTTTCCACCACCGGTAAAAGCTGTGCCGATCCCGAAGAAATCAGGAGGCACTCGCGTTCTCGGGGTGCCAACGGTTGGCGATCGTATTGCCCAAGCGGTGGTAAAGGGGGTTATTGAGCCGATTCTGGATCCCATTTTCGACGAAAACTCCTTCGGATACCGTCCCGGAAAGTCGGCGCACGATGCTGTCGATGTCACGCGGCAGCGCTGCTGGCGGTACGATTGGGTGGTAGAGTTCGACATCAAAGGCCTGTTTGACAATATTGACCATGCGCTTTTGATGAAGGCCCTGCGCTATCACTGTAAGATTCGCTGGGTTTTGCTTTATGTTGAGCGCTGGTTAAAGGCACCGCTGCAGAATGGCAACGGTGAGATCACTGCACGAACTGTTGGCACCCCGCAAGGCGGGGTAGTCAGTCCCCTTTTGGCCAATCTGTTCTTGCATTATGCTTTTGACGCATGGGTTCGACGAACTTTACCAACTGTTCCGTTTTGCAGGTATGCTGATGATGGCCTGCTACATTGTAAAAGCAGACGGCAGGCGCAATATGTGATGGCAGTGATTGACCGGCGTTTCAAGGATTGTGGACTTGAAATGCATCCAGAGAAATCTCGGATTATATATTGCAAGGATGCCAAACGCTCAGAAGCCCATGAAATCATCAGTTTCGACTTTCTGGGTTTTACGTTCCGCCCGCGGCGATGCGTATCAAAAGTGCATGGCATTCATCCGAATTTTCTGCCTGCAATCAGCCGCCAATCCATGAAATCAGTTAATCGGGAAGTCCGTAGCTGGCATATGCAGTTGAAGAACGACAAGTCTCTAAAAGATCTATCGAAGATGTTTAACCCGAAGCTGCAGGGCTGGTATGCGTACTATGGACGATTCTATTCATCGGCGATGTACCGAATTTGGCGCAACATCAATGAGTATCTGGTTCGCTGGTTGCGGCGCAGATATAAACGCCTGGCCTCGCATAGAACGCGGGCATGGCAGTACTTGCGGAAGCTGGCAAAACAGAATCAGAGGCTTTTCATACATTGGAAGCTTGGGTGCTTGCCGTAA
- a CDS encoding IS3 family transposase — MRVSRSGFYQYMRYGRGVIIDTDFLLISRVRQIHSSTRGSYGSRRMSKQLREDGQDVGRYRARSLMKKAGVAVKYRKRFRKTTDSNHKLPVAPSLLDRIFRLIVPIPLGVQTSVCRSKRRKR, encoded by the coding sequence ATGAGGGTAAGCCGGAGCGGGTTTTACCAGTATATGAGATATGGGCGTGGGGTCATCATTGATACTGATTTCCTTTTGATTTCCAGGGTCCGACAGATCCATTCGAGCACACGTGGAAGTTATGGTTCTCGTCGGATGTCCAAGCAGCTGCGGGAGGATGGCCAGGATGTAGGTCGGTACCGCGCACGCAGTCTGATGAAAAAGGCTGGCGTTGCAGTAAAGTATCGAAAAAGGTTCAGGAAAACGACCGATAGCAATCATAAGCTGCCTGTTGCTCCCAGTCTGTTGGATCGGATTTTTCGATTGATCGTCCCAATACCGCTTGGTGTTCAGACGTCAGTGTGCCGCAGCAAGCGGCGTAAGAGATGA
- the tnpA gene encoding IS66 family insertion sequence element accessory protein TnpA yields the protein MTDGNTLKQDRAARRQFWQRHIRAWRDSGLSQAAYCREYGLKHYQLCYWKTRLSEDQAGVSFVPLQLSSNLPVPVNHAALRLHTPNGFRIDVAGSFDPNVLKQLIFTVQQI from the coding sequence ATGACAGATGGCAATACCTTGAAGCAGGATCGGGCGGCGCGGCGCCAATTTTGGCAACGACATATTCGCGCCTGGCGGGATAGTGGCCTGAGCCAGGCAGCCTATTGCCGCGAGTATGGGCTCAAGCACTACCAATTATGCTACTGGAAAACCCGTCTATCCGAAGATCAAGCCGGCGTCTCTTTCGTGCCGCTGCAACTTTCATCCAATTTGCCCGTGCCGGTCAACCATGCAGCGTTGCGACTACATACCCCCAATGGGTTCAGAATCGATGTGGCCGGCAGCTTCGATCCAAACGTTTTAAAACAACTTATTTTCACGGTGCAGCAGATATGA
- the tnpB gene encoding IS66 family insertion sequence element accessory protein TnpB (TnpB, as the term is used for proteins encoded by IS66 family insertion elements, is considered an accessory protein, since TnpC, encoded by a neighboring gene, is a DDE family transposase.), which produces MMLPKNPQRVYLAVGHTDMRKAINGLSIMVEQAMALNPFSGDLFVFCNRTRTIIKILYWDRNGFCLWHKRLEKHRFKWPMVPDEVVTIGASQLNWLLAGLDFTSAHEQLYYSAVA; this is translated from the coding sequence ATGATGCTGCCGAAAAATCCCCAGCGCGTCTATCTGGCCGTGGGCCACACGGATATGCGAAAGGCCATCAACGGTCTTTCGATCATGGTCGAGCAGGCCATGGCCCTAAACCCTTTTTCAGGGGATCTGTTTGTCTTTTGCAATCGGACTCGGACCATTATCAAGATCCTTTACTGGGATCGAAATGGTTTTTGCCTGTGGCACAAGCGTCTTGAAAAGCACCGGTTCAAATGGCCCATGGTGCCCGACGAGGTGGTAACCATCGGGGCAAGTCAGCTCAACTGGCTGCTTGCCGGCCTTGATTTTACCAGCGCTCACGAACAATTATACTATTCGGCGGTGGCATAA
- the tnpC gene encoding IS66 family transposase: protein MFTSSEGESEAQTTPVDDTTVIPAHTRKKRGRKPLPEHLPRVEIIHDLPEEQKVCACGAALSRIGQDTCEKLDYVPAKVRVLRHIRYKYACKCCEGVEDDGPTVKIAPAPVQLIEKSMATDGLLAHIIVSKFADALPLYRQQKIFARLGVDLSRAAMANWVVQAAERCAPLIELLEQEIRSGPLIQMDETPLQVLKEPGRANTKTLADEALDYIGKLYQIEKLARESQMSIEQIHVLRQEKTQPILEAFEKWLQKTQPLTPPQGLLGIAINYALRNWDKLTVYTGDGRLKPDNNAAENAIRPFVLGRKNWLFAGAPNGADAAANFFSLIETARANGLEPHSYLRCLFEQLPIVKDPNEYRALLPQNIDPELISASRA from the coding sequence ATTTTTACTTCATCCGAGGGCGAATCCGAAGCCCAGACGACACCTGTTGATGATACGACCGTGATCCCGGCGCACACGCGCAAAAAGCGTGGCCGCAAACCGCTGCCTGAGCATCTGCCACGTGTTGAGATCATCCACGATCTGCCCGAGGAACAAAAGGTGTGTGCCTGCGGCGCAGCGTTAAGCCGCATCGGCCAGGACACCTGCGAAAAGCTGGACTATGTGCCGGCCAAAGTGCGCGTGCTTCGCCACATTCGCTACAAGTATGCGTGCAAATGCTGCGAAGGGGTTGAAGACGACGGCCCCACGGTCAAGATCGCGCCGGCTCCCGTGCAATTGATCGAAAAATCGATGGCCACCGATGGCCTTTTGGCCCACATTATCGTGTCCAAGTTTGCCGATGCCCTGCCGCTGTACCGCCAACAAAAGATATTTGCCCGCCTGGGTGTGGATTTATCCCGGGCGGCCATGGCCAATTGGGTGGTTCAAGCGGCCGAGCGGTGCGCTCCCTTAATCGAACTTTTGGAACAAGAGATCCGCAGCGGTCCTTTGATCCAGATGGACGAAACGCCGCTTCAGGTTTTAAAAGAGCCGGGCCGCGCCAATACCAAAACCCTGGCCGACGAGGCCCTGGACTATATCGGCAAACTGTACCAGATCGAAAAGCTGGCGCGTGAATCCCAGATGAGCATCGAACAGATCCACGTCCTTCGTCAGGAAAAGACCCAGCCCATCCTGGAAGCGTTTGAAAAATGGCTCCAAAAGACCCAACCGCTGACACCCCCTCAGGGCCTTTTGGGCATAGCCATCAACTATGCCTTGCGCAACTGGGACAAACTGACGGTATACACCGGCGATGGCCGTTTAAAACCGGACAACAACGCTGCTGAAAATGCCATCCGGCCGTTCGTTCTAGGTCGAAAGAATTGGCTCTTTGCAGGCGCCCCCAATGGTGCAGATGCCGCCGCCAACTTCTTTAGCCTGATCGAGACCGCCAGGGCCAATGGGTTGGAGCCTCATTCCTATCTTCGCTGTCTTTTTGAACAACTTCCGATTGTCAAAGATCCAAACGAGTATCGCGCCCTGCTGCCTCAGAATATCGATCCGGAATTGATCAGCGCATCCCGCGCATAG